A window of Castanea sativa cultivar Marrone di Chiusa Pesio chromosome 8, ASM4071231v1 genomic DNA:
GGCTTTTAATAATTAGCATTCTCACAGATGGCACcaaattgatgatgcaaaaaatcacCAAGTTGAGGACCTCGTCTCACTGGATGGACGATCTCGTGGTTGGTCGTGTATCTAGTGTAAACCTATAAGAAAGCTTAGGAAAAAAGTGTAATACACCGGTGTGGTATGTGCCAAAAATACTCTAATGCTTAAGTTAGAAAAGGAGGAAGTTGTTTTGAGAGAAAATCACTTGGAGTAGTTTTTTTCATCAGTATTTGTGCATACCTTTGGATTATGTAGTTCCtttcttttatagttgtttCCTATCTCAATAGGTAATAAATCTCAGCATTTATGGGCAACGGCTAGTATGCCATCAATGGGAGCTTTGAAGTGCATAGCTCACTTGTTACCGTTGCTCCGTCTATTATGTTTCATCATCAATGCGCGCAATAAATGTGTAACACTCGTTTGGATCTTTATTAACATGGAATGACAATCCCAACTTATCTTTGACTCATCAATTGGTAcgtattttatcatcttttacATTATCATTATTCCatgatgatgaaattttttaagatttaattaatattgatAAGAAGTCATTAGcagtaataacaaataattatgacattaaaaaatactaacacaaatattattaaaataatatctgTAGGGGCTAGCTTTAGCCCCTGAGCCCAAACGACTGGAGAACCCAAGCCCAAATAGCCCaacataatgaatttgtagaaaatGGGCTCTAAAACTAGGCTTTTATGGGTGAGATAACTGATggaaaattacatgtttgtatcgcatacaaaacatacacaacgaaaaataaacggatctacttcaatCGTAATTGATAATGtacactatgtaaatttcagaatatagaatcaagagagtgtaccttggtgcggtgaatttcaaaaccaaagatcataaGTTCttgagaatacttttaatcttcactccaattccactaacacccaagatgtgtggtctctcaatcagtttttgttcaagggagaatgagaaagtgtccaacactcatatacttcacaatgatgtctctctttttcatacctaaaaattttgtatgtttctcttcttataactgattatctgattgggctagccttttgggcctttccaattaggctttagtgtgtggcttggagtatgaccaaaagggaccgataagacactagctccaatgggccttgagcttttctgtcaactcttgataagtccaaagttaccattaactatatttaacaccactatataaatatagttgcactctaggccttatttataaattatatcccaagactttattataaatgcaaccccttcataaaatattcgtagtaatacagagtcatgaaagtagactgccactttgtaaattactacatcttatccttgagtacccagtttaatccttttaaaaattattcaacatatatttatgaaatccaatttacaACAACTTGATATCCTTGAATCTGTTTTTAGGTCATGTATGAATGATGGTGAGGTTATGTGTTAAATGACGTCCTTTCAAGTCGTGTATGAATGATGatattaataacttttattgagtcatgtatgaatgacaaaattgttatgtattaataagttttattaaGTCATGTATAAATGAcgattttgttatgtattaataacttttattaagtCACATATGAATGACGATTTTAAGTCACGTATGAATGGCGATTTTAAGTCATGTATGAATGAcgattttgttatgtattacTAAGTCATGTATGAATGATGATTTTAAGTCGTGTATGAATGAcgattttgttatgtattaataacttttattaagtCACATATGAATGAcgattttgttatgtattaataacttcaTTTTAAGTCATGTATGAATGacaattttgttatgtattaataacttttaggTCATGTATGAATGATGattttattatgtattaataacttttctCATACATGAGTGGTGTTTGTTAATACGTATTAATACTTTTTCTAAGTTATGTATCAATGACGATTTGGCCATAAAATCAGCTACGTATAATTCCTGAATAGTGTTGTTGCCCATGTTTTATTGATAGAGAGATAAAATATTCCTTCGTCTATGtaagaaaaacaataataaaaagaggAACTACATCTAAATGAAAGTAAGCATTTTGAGATACTTGGGGATTCTTACTGATAGTATCTCTTTAAGTGTTCTATGTTCCATGGGCGAGGTAGTTCTTAGCCGTCCAAGGTCTTCAAGTAGTATAATCCTTCTCTGGAGTGATGAATGACTTGCTAGGGTCCTTCCCATGTTGGACCTAACTTCCCTTGGGACGAGTCTTTTGTTGCCTGCGAGACTTTCCTAAGGATGAGGTCACCTATGTTGAAGCTTCTCACATTCACCTTCTTGTTGTAGTATCTGGCCATTGCTCCCTTGTACTTTGCCATCCACTTCATTGCCTTGTCTCTCACCTCGTCGATCCGATCCAAATTGTTGTTGAGTTCTTGCTGGATCATATCCAAATGTCAGTCTGAATGGCGTTTCTTTCGTTGACACTCTTGTGGTCGTCTTGTACACCCATAAGACGTTAGGCAGCTCTTTAGGCCATGCACCCTTTGCCCCCTTAAGCCGAGTTTTGATCATTTTGAGCAGGCTTCTATTCATCACTTTAGTTTGACAATTAGCCTGAGGGTGTCTTGGAGAagagtagtggttcttgatgCCTAAGTTttggcaaaattttcaaaacttaggATTGTCAAACTGCCTCCCATTGTCCGATATGATTACGTTAGGAATCCCAAATCTGCAGattatgttcttccatacaaGACTGGTGATCTTGGCTTCTGTGATCGTCATTGCTGGCTTAGCTTCCACCCATTTCGTGAAGTAATCGATTGCGACAATGAGGAACTTGTACTACTTCCTTCTTATAGGGAGTGGTCCCATTATGTCGATTCCTCATTGGGCGAAAGGTCATGGAGCGGTTATCGACATCATCGGCATTCATACAAAATCGTCATTCACCTATAAGGAGTGGTCCCATTATTGTTTGTCTTCAAATCATCATGCTTGGCTGGTGTAGTATACCGGCCTCTACACATCTTTCTCTTCTCTAATTAATGCCGAGCTTACTACTGTGTTGGATACTGCCAAATAGAGGTGCAGCTTATCTCTTGTTACTGAAGGGCTTAACAATGGCGGTTGTGTTAGGTATTCTTTTTACTTCATCAAGGCTTCTTCACATTTGTTTATTCACTGAAAGGCCTTCTTCAAGACTTTGAAGAAGGGTAGATACTTGTCTGTGTCTTGAGAGACGAATCTGTTCAATGCCGCAACTTTTCCTGTTAAGCTCTATACTTCCTTTACTATTTTAGGGGACTTTACCTCTATTATTGCCTTTTTCTTGTCTGGATTAGCCTCTTTGCCCTGTTGAGATatcatgaatcccaagaattttcctgatGAGACAGCAAAGACACACTTTGTAGGATTTAGTTTCATCTTATACTTACATAGTGTGTCAAAGGTTTCCTTTAGGTCATCCAAGTGGTCTACTTTGTCATTGCTCTTCActagcatatcatctacatatacTTCCACATTTCTTCCTATCTGATGAGAGAACATGATGTTCACCAACCTCTGATATGTGGCACTAGCATTCTTTAGTTCGAAAGGCATCACCTTGTAATAGTATAACCCTTGGCTAGTGATGAATGTGATCTCTTCAGTTATAAAGGCATCACCTTGCAATAGTATAACTCGTGGCTAGTGATGAATgcggtcttctcttgatcttccTCGTTCATCATAATCTGATTGTAGTCGAaaaaggcatccatgaagcttaagAGCTTGTGTCTGGCAGTTGAATCCACCAGTTAGTTGAAGGGGAAGTTATCCTTCGGGCATGTCTTGTTGAGATCTATGAAGTCaacgcacatcctccacttgccaTTATTCTTCTTTACAATCACTACGTTGGCTAGCCATTGAGGGTAGAATACTTCCCTTATGAAGCCTACCTCTAGGAGTTTCTCAACCTCTTCTGCTATTGCCTTATTGCGTTTAGGCGCAAATATTCTTTGTCTTTGTTGTATTGGTATGCACTCTTGATTAACATTAAGACGATGTTAGATGACTCTTCTGTCGATACCTAGCATATCCTCGTACTTCTAGGCAAAAACGTCTTGGATCTCTCTTAGGAAGTCTGTTATCTTCGTCTTCTCTGAAGTTGAAAGTGCTGAATCTAAGGACGAACTCAATTTCTTGTGGCACTTCTGACAGTTTGGGGATTGGTTTAGGTTTGTCTATCATCCACGTGTGGTTTTCTCCTGATGCTAAGGCAGCTTGATAGCACTCTCTTGCGAGGACTTGGTGTCATTTGACTTCCCCTAAGCCGTGAGCTGTGGGGAATTTAACCTTTAGGTAATAGGTTGATGTTTCCGCTTTCAACTTGTTGAGCATTGGTCATCCAAGGATGATGTTGTATGTCGATGGGCAATTTACAACGAGAAAATCAATCTCCTTGGAGACTTATGCTGGATAATTGCCTGCAATTATGGTTAGCTTAACAACGCCTTTGGGAATAACCCTATCCCCAATGAAACTTACCAATGGGGAAGTGAATGGTCGAAGCCTTTCTTTGTTTAGCTTCATCTATTGGAAGGCTGGCAGATAGATGATGTTTGTTGAGCTTCCATTGTCTACTAATACCTAGTGCATGTTGAATTCTTCCATCCTGAGTATTATAACTAGCGGATCGTCATCGGGCTATCTAACACACCGAGCGTCCTTCTTTGAAAAGATGATGTCCGGTTCGCTGTATCTAAGCGTTTTTTAAGGTGGAAATCTTGAGTGCACGTTGTTCACCTCTCTCGCATATGCCTTCTTCAATGATTTGGAGGATCCTCCCACTACCAATCCTCCTAAGATCATCCTTATTTCACCTATGGGGGCTTTATTTCCCCCTGTCTCTGGCTTCCTTTCCTTCTCGTTCCTCTGTTGTCTTCTATACGGCTCTGTTCTTCATACAAACTTCTGCAATTTTCCCTAACGGATTAATGTTTCTACTTGGTCCTTCAGATGCCTACATTTGTCATTGCGATGCCCATGGTCCTAGTGGAATTTGCAGTACTTGGTTTTGTCTCTTACTTTTGTTGGAGTGTAAATGGGTCTGGGCCATTGCAAAGAAGGTTTGTCCTTTATCTGCATCAATATTTGCTCGATAGGCATTACTAGGGGAGTGAAACTAGTAAACTTAGGCCTTCGATATGAGAGATTCTTCTTTTTGTCCAACGCATGCCCAGTGCCCTGTGTCCCCTTCTTCTTATCATGGTTGTAACTGGTTCCTTCGTCTTGTTTCCTTTTGGTCGTCACACCTTTAGCAGTCACAGCGTCTTCTGCATTCATATATTTCTGGGCTTTGTGAAGTAGTTCTGCCACTGTTTTCGGCGGACTCTTGGtgattaagaagaagaaatctcTTGGTAGCAACCCTGCTTGGAAGGTCATAAGGATGACTTGATCTTCTGCTTTGTCCACCTGCTGCAACTCTTTATTGAAGCACATCATATATTGCCTCAATGATTCTCCCTCTGCCTGGCGTATGTTGAGAAGATGTCCAGTTGGCTTCTTGTGTCattgtcctccaatgaaatgaCAAACAAAACTTTTGCTAAGCTGATTGAAGTTTGCAATGGTGCTTGAGTGTAGCTTGCCAAACCACACCCTAGCTACACCTTTCAGCGTCGTTGGGAAGGCCCTACACATTACTTCGTTTGGGGTCATCTGCAAAAGTATCAAAGTTTTGAATGACTCAATGTGATCCAAGGAATCTTTTGAGTTATCAAAGGACTCTAGTTAAGGAAGACGAAACTTCTGTGGGAGTGGACGGTTCAATACTTCTGTGGTGAATGGTGAATCTGTCCTCCAGATCATTCCATCTAAGTTCTCTACGGCTCTGTCTTTTACTGCTTTCTTGAACTGGTCCATCTCCCTCCTCATACTACGAAGCTCGCTCTCCATTTTGGATGAGTTTTCTTTTGATGTTCTCGTCCTCTTGTTGACCTGGCTATCTGACCCTTCCTCATTATGGTTTCCTTCAATCCTCTGATGCTCTTCTTCATTCTGATTCTCCATAGTCTACTGTCATTCCATATTCTGGGATTCAACAAATTTCCTCAGTTCTTCATTATGGTGAGTCAATTCTTCCAAACTGGCTATCAGGGCTTGAATCTGCTATGCAGCTTGTTCAGCATCTATCTCGTGCTACAAGGTTCTCTTTTGTCACTTAGGGAAGATGGCTTTGAATAATCAACATTCCCAGAGACAGGgccaaactgatgatgcgaaaaatcaccaacttgaagacCTCATCTCACTGGATGGACGATCCCATGGTTGGTCGTGTATTCAGTGCAAACCTGCAAGAAAGCTTGGGAAAAAAGTATAATACACCGGTGTGGTGTGTGCCAAAAACACTCTGATGCTTAAGTCAGAAAATAGTTGTTTTGAGAGAAAATCACTtggagtagttttttttttatccgtATTTGTGCATACCTTTGGATTATGTAGTTCCtttcttttatagttgtttCCTATCTTAATGGGTAATGAATTTTCAGCATTTATGGGCAACGACTAGTATGCCATCAATGGGAGCTCTGAAGTGCACAGCTCACTTGTTACCATTTCTTTGTCCGTTACGTTTCATCATCAATGCACGCAATAAATGTGTGACGCTTGTTTGGATCGTTATTAACATGGAATGACAATCCCAAGTTATTTTTGACTCATCAATTGGTAtgtattttatcatcttttacATTATCATTTTGTGCTCCatgatgatgaaattttttaaaatttaattaatattgatAAGAAGTCATTAAcagtaataacaaataattatgacactaaaaaatACTGACacaaacattattaaaataatatcaataaaatttttatttttattattattattattattaaaaagttGATactaagtatgaaataaacttctttatatatacattgtcatttttggtaatttacaacTCAAATTGCCACTTTTATAGGTGCTAGCCAAAtactcaactttttcaaaaaacattttttaacagTTTCTACCAAAGGAACTACTTTTTAAAAAGCCTTGATTCATACTGCAAATTTTGAAACcgctattttttcaaaaagtacaGTACCAAAAAGACCAAACTCACCCCGAATTAAGTGATAGAATAGTGTATCATCGCCAAGTATTTTCTATGGCCCAAGAAATTCACAGTATGATTGGTGGCtcatttaaaagaaataataaaaaagtataattgAACCTCTGAAGAATGAAGGTCTCAAAAAGTGTTACATAACAATTGGTGAAattaaggctgcgtttggttcgaCGGTAAATCAATTCCGGACGGAAAATCATTTCCGGGAAAAATATTTTCCCGTAAAGAAAATGTACTCATGCTGTTTGGTTGCACCATGGAAAATAAGGGCAGCAAACAAATTCCACTGTTTGGCATTTTCTGAAATTCGTTTTACTGTATTCattttcccatgtttggtttgtTCACACATTTTACggaaaatatgaaatgcatttacaaataaaaacctGCATTGCCTAGATGAACCTGTAATAGCACAAAAATAATCATCCACTTCAACAGTTACAAAAAGcatcacaaaaataatcatcaaCTTCAACATCAACAAAGAGCATCCGAATATCACGtggtaatatatatatcaaaacgCACATAATGTACTTTCACCATTACAAGTCCATGGTATGCAAAATTGATACCTACACGTGGTATCTGAACAGTGCACATGTGCCCTACATGCTTAAAGTCACCACACATAACTTGGGCAATTGTATCGTCCCAATAATACAAAAGAGTTCACATCCTACAGGTTACAAATACATACATAGGTTGCTTACCGATAATACAATTGTCACATATATCATTCAATGTTAGGATCATACTAGTACTACATCACACACAATCCCTACCATCACAATCAGCACTAAACAGACAAGTCAGAGTCGAGTGAACAAATAACTATCCATCCAAAGCTTCCTCAGCTTAGCAGTCTTGGCCAAAAATCCCCTAGCTACCTTCTTATTTTCACACAGATGGTCAAAGACAGTTGCGAGCATATCTTCACTATAGCCATCCGCCGCCATAGCCATCACCTCAGAGTAAAGACTATTAAAATCAACAGGCCCCCGACTGATTTCTTTCAAGGCCATAGCAATTTCCTTAAGCTCGATCGACAAATCGCCGAGCGCTATCATCAGAGGGAGGTGCACGGCCTCTTTTGCGGGACTTTGAAAGTGTGGACCCAGTGGTGGACGATTCTACCACATTCTTCCCCTTATCCACCACACCCTCCTCCCCATTATCGCCCACCATCTCGTTCCTCGCATTGTCATGCTCGTGTCAATATCAACATATGACTTAGCAAAGCTTCCTGTGGCCAAATCCTTACCCACTACAATGGCCAACTCATCATACATCTCTATCTTCTTGTTCAAAAAATCAGCATGCTTACGATGCGCCTGTAAGGGAGACAGGAACATACAATAACAATGCAATGATCACTTCACTCATAAATTCAATATTCAATTCAATATTGATGTCATTAGATGATTTATGTGAATGATAAACAAGTATAAGCTATTATTACCACAAGAGACATAATCCATGATTTATGGGATAAgaacaatagaaaatataatgcataaaTATAGTTGAAAGCCATACCATAACTTCCTCTTGGTACGTCTTCGCATCGCACGTGATCATTTTTAAGCTATCATCCCAACCGAACCCACTCTTCTTTTGAAGAGTTTGAATGGTAGTCCACATTGTCCTCAAAGTACGCATTCGATTCTCAACATACGAGGGGTGGCACTCGACCCCAAACTGTTCAGTTATCGCCTTGGCGACAGTAGCGAAGGAACTGGGCTTAAAAGTGTTCGAGGGCTTGTTGCCCTTCGTGGCCTCTTCGGCAAGTACAGTTAGCATGCACGTGTGCATTGGTGGCAACCATCGGAATTGCTTACTACCcaccttttctttccctttcgaCATTACTACATATGATAATTGCATAGTGAGACTAGTATTTAAACAATCCAAGTAGCATTTACAAATTACTGTGCATATGAACaacaaatcaaacacacatacaacCATGATTATAGATGTACGCAACAGAACAAAACAACTACTGGAAATAACAATGTATTGTTGAAAATAATGATCCTTACACCACCAGAAGTCTACAGTAAATAGATTAAGCATATATAAAACAAGAATACAGTACATATGACAATCATATAAATCTAAATAAAGTTCAACTCTCCACTCCTAGTATAATCAGACCACATAGCTTTGCATATCTCATTTCTCTTAGCATTCCACACTCTACTGTCTTCAATGGAATCCCGACGTGACTGTGTTTCTTGTTGGGAGCCACTACCCTCTACTTGGTTCATTGCAGCTTCCATAATATAGTCAGCAGGATCAACCCCCATAATGTGATTATGAATCACACAACATGCTAACACTACTTTCACTTGTGTTTCAAAAGACCAAAATGGTTCTGCATTCAACACTCGAAAACGTTTCTTCAACACTCCAAACCCTCGCTCAATGGTAGTTCTCAAGGAAGAGTGTCGGAGGTTGAACAATTCTTGTTCATTCTTAGGAGGACGATCACTAAACTCTTTCAAGTGACATCACACACTCCGATAGGGTGAcaaaattccatttttattaccaTACCCAGCATCACTAAGATAATACTTACCTACATatgttcaaaaataaaaccaaatcacTACTATGCTTCCAAAAAtgcacaaaatttattaaactaataaactcaAAAGGTGAAGTAATCCTATAATACCTGAGGGAATTGAAAATCCCCTTGGCCTAGCAAATGCATCATGTAACACACGTGAATCATGTGCACTGCCTTCCCATCCAGCCAATACATAAGTGAACTTCAAGTCAAAACTAATGGCAGCTAACACATTTTGTGTGGTTCCACCTTTGCGACCACGAAACCTTCCTTGTATCTCAGGTGGCACAGATGCACGAACATGTGTACCATCTATCGCTCCAACACAATCCTAATTTTCGACAAACATAATGATTTAGAATTACACAAACTTTCACAATTTACACATATACACAAGTCTTAATATTTACCTTGAAATAGGGGTAGAACCTTCTACTATCCCTTATCTCTGGGGGTGTATCTTCGCTAGGCAGTCTTATTAGAGTTCTATATAATTTCAGGACCCCCTAAGGACGACGTTGAAGTATCTATGGACAGTTTCAGTTGATCTATAGAACCGACTACCAATTACACGAAACCTCACATTATGACcaataatgtgtaaaaaaattagcaCTTGCTCCGTAACGGACATGTGCGTAGTAGGGCGTATGTGCTCCCCCTCAGTGAGGATGTGACATAAGTGGTGGAAAGCTATAggtttcatcctaatttgactaACACAAAGTCTCTCACTTCCATGCAGAATACTATTTATGTAATGCTCTCTTTCGGCTGCATGATTAACATAAGGCGCCCTAGGCAGTCGTCTACGTCGCAATTTCCTTACCAACGCAACCCCCACGAGGACGTATGCAACCGAGGCAAGAACTCcgctttggtttttttcttcatctaaaaCATCACAAACATTGTGGTCTAAGAGGTATGCAAACAAGCATGATATTGAGTACACAAGATATAAAAACACAACAAGAAACAATCCAAATTCAAGCAatcaatagtatttttttttttttttttttgaacaagtgAGATCAAAACCATTATGAGCAGCCATAAAATGTTTAATTCCCCTTTAAATAATAATCTAAACATTTTCTAGCTAAACAGTAGAATACCCATCAACAAAAACACCAAGAGCTTTAACACCAACAAATCACATTGCATTTATATTTCTGTATAATTGTAAGAGCAGCAAAATTGAATTTCtgaaatcaataattaaataaataactagataattaaaaaaaaagtaaataaataattaaataggtatttaattaaataattatatatatatatatatataagccatATCGGTTCAACCCAAAGTACcatttgtagagggtgggtcgaaggtttggattgggttttgtAGAGGGGTGGGTCGGAGGTGTGTGGGTCGGAGGTAGGTGGATTGGGTTTTGTAGAATGGGTTGGAGGTGTGTGGGTGAGGTGTGTGGGTCGGAGGTGGGTGGATCGGGCTGTGTAAAGTGGGTCAGAGGTTGTAGAGTGGGTCGGAGGTTGTGGGTGAGGTTTTGTAGAGTGGGTCGGAGGTTGTGGGTCGGAGGTGGGTGGATCGGGCTGTGTAAAGTGGGTCGGAGGtgtgtgggtgtgggtttgtCCAGTGGGCCGGAGGTGTGTGGGGATCGGAGGTGTGTGGGTGAGGTTTCGTCGAGTGGGCCGAAGGTGTGGGTCGTTTGGTGTGTGAAGGAGAATGCGAGAAAAGGTGGAGGAAACTCACCGTGGGAGAGTGGCAGCGCTCGTCGGACGGTGGGTGTAGCTCGGACTGGCTTGAGGCAGGGAGTGGAGCTTGACTGGAGTGACTAACAATGCGAGAAGCCGAGAGGGAAAATGAGGACTGAAAccaattgaaggtaaaatacaaatggaaaatattttccgggtgGGAGGCAATATTTTACAGTCAAATGTTGCTAATTTTcggtttgaccaaattttcaggtgttgccaaacacccgcaTACGCGTAAAACAATTTCCTGAAAGCATTtaccgtcgaaacaaacgcaaCCTAAACTGAAGTTAATAACTTATTCAGATGTTAAACAATGTGACTATAGAAGacctttttcttttgacttttAAGAGAATTTTGGGAAGTTCTCAAATTTctgaatttataaataaaaaaaataaaattgaaaaagaagtaTTATGCTAGAAacaattttagtaatttttttgggGGATGAATCTTAGTACCTATCTTTTATACAACTTATTTTCATtgatcaattttatttaaatgttaagGTGTCTGAAAAGGTATAATTGTATCTAAAATAAGAAGTGtgattttctctttaaaaacatgtatttatccaaAGAAGCAAAATAAGTTGGACAAATAGGTAAAACTGAACAATCTTTCTCACGTAA
This region includes:
- the LOC142605974 gene encoding L10-interacting MYB domain-containing protein-like; translation: MSKGKEKVGSKQFRWLPPMHTCMLTVLAEEATKGNKPSNTFKPSSFATVAKAITEQFGVECHPSYVENRMRTLRTMWTTIQTLQKKSGFGWDDSLKMITCDAKTYQEEVMAHRKHADFLNKKIEMYDELAIVVGKDLATGSFAKSYVDIDTSMTMRGTRWWAIMGRRVWWIRGRMW